A stretch of DNA from Glycine max cultivar Williams 82 chromosome 18, Glycine_max_v4.0, whole genome shotgun sequence:
ttttattaaatgttaatgttatggaactttaTTGAATTTTCTCATTTGCAGGATGCTCATCATTTGATTGTTGATGATTCTGAAATCATAGTTGATTACAACAGACAGCAATTGATGCCTGGATGGATTCCTAGAAGGTTAGGTCAGTTAAAGTGACTCATTCTTAAAGTTGTATTTCTACTCACTGTGCCAGAGCCATCTGATTGCTTTCTGTTCTCTCCTACAGGTGGTGGTCTTAGTGGTAAGAAGGAATCGGGACAACTTCGTTTTGGGGGGAGAGAAAAGCCATTTCGTGCACCCCTGTAAATTCCAGTCCTCTTATATCTAAAtactatttttcattaattctgATATATCTAATAACCTACTGAGCAAAGATGTGCGATAATCTTTAGTGCGTTAAATCAAAAAAGAATACTGAACCATTATGTCAAGTGGTTGATTATTAGAGCCAAATtctgcttataaaaaaaaaataaaatagagccAAATTCTATTAACCTCCCTTTAGTTTTTCCTAAATTgctcttacttttttttgtgCCTTTCACTTGTATGGAAGGATGTAAAAAGGTCAAAGGGggaataaatttatattgtgGTTTATGGTTTATTTTGTTCTTGAACTAGTTGGTCTAAAATGAATAACTTGATAGTGACTTGAATATAAAACAGAAGGTGGATAAGAGGGAGAGTAGGATTGAAATGTGGGTATCCATAATGGAAATGATTATGATTACATGTGTGCTGAAGTATATACCTCCTTAAAATGATTTATTACCCATGGCATGGGTTTGGTTTGGCCCCCCCATGTCTATTCCTGTTTTAcctttttgttaatataatcTAGGCTCTGCTCTGGTTACAAGCCTTTTCCAAAATATTGTGATTGTAGAAGTTTTGTGAAAAGGGATAAATCATGGTGCAGTGCATACAAAATCCTGATATTTGCATTGACTATTTGGCTAGATACTAATGCCAAGGCTTAAGAGACCTGCTTGAATTTGATCCACAAttcaattttgataatataGTTTCTGTTCATTGACTTATTGCtatattgattttatattcTCTCTCTACTATTTGACCAGGAAACCAATTCCATATGAGGAGTTGAAGAAGCTTGGCATCCCCCCTCCTCCCGAGGGAAGATACATGTCACGCTTTCAGGTGttgttattttaccttttgaaGCATATCTCATTTGTAGAagatgttttttaattaaaaaatctgtattatatattttaagatattaaaagGACAAAGGAATTTGTATTTGGTTTAGGATTCTTCATAGTGTGTCATGGCATGGCACATTATATCTATTTgcttgttaatttgtttttgattttgtCCTTACAAGTACAGGTGCCATCGCCTCCTAGAAGTGAAAGGAGCCTTTCAGACAGGGAAGAAGACTCTCATAGCCACAGAAGGGGATCTAATGACAGGAACAGGAACAAGACGGAAGATGGACTCAGAAGTTCAGTGGACATTGAGGAAGGGCATTATAGGAGTTCAAGTCATCGTGATAACCACTCACGTGGAAGGAGCTCTATGGAGAGGAGTGGTCGTTACCATGACCGGAGTTCATCTGAGAAAGAACATCGACACGGGAGTTCTACTGACAAAGACAAACATTCtcagaagagaaaagaaagtgaCAGGAGTTCACTTGAGAAAGAACGTCGACACAGGAGTTCTACTGACAAAGACAAACATTCtcggaagagaaaagaaagagatgaaCGGTCTCAAAGGCGGGAAAAATATAGTCACCATTCCCCTCACAAGGACTAAGCTGTACAACTCATTATTATCACCCTTCTGTTGTGCTTTTGTGCTTTGTGTATGGTATATGCATGGGAGAAATGGGAATGCAAAGTGGAAATCCTCAAAGATTTCTCAATAAACGCGAGACTGGTGCATGTATAGGTTCAATGATAATCATGCTTcggtttatatttttatagggGGTGTTGTATGCAAAAGCATTCAATCTCATACCAGAAAAGTGTTGCTGTCGAGAAGTCACTAATCATCCATCTCGATGTCTTCGTGATTTTTGTTTGGAAGTAGTCTATATACGTTTCTTTATCATCAAACAATGAAGCAGGTAAGTTGAATTTGGAAAAGCCAACCAAAAGGTCCCTAACTACATGTAAGGGAAATGTATTGTAGATCCAATTGCTTCAAGACAATGACGAATCAAATGACATATTACTAAGAAATTGGCAAAAGTTTTACTCGGTAAACAGCTTAAActatttatatattgaaaatatttccTTTACTAGCAACACTCATTCTAAAACACTGTtattattaagtgaaatataagTGGTTTTATAAATGATGTGAGTTTTCCACTTTATTTAATGGATCATACTGCTTATTTAGTGGGTTCTACTCCTATTTTATTCCAACAATAAAGTGTGTTGAAAACAATACGTTGCTAGCATTTTTCTGACAATGAACTTAATAATATACTTTAAGTTGATAAGCGTTCCTATCTAAAGTATATTTTGCATTCTAACAGTttgaaatcctttttttttatatttattatgagtACTTATATCATGCGAGTTGTTGTAAATTGGAAGCAAGCATTATGAAATCAAGGAGTTGTTATAAACCATATCCATTTTACTGTGgtaatgtttatatataatataatactgAAGTTCTTTTTTGACTGGAATACTAAAGTTCTTCTGTTACAATTAACACATGatgtttttttcctataaatcttgttttttgaatttactattttatttaatttgtttttattagtttttttcgacagaaatttattttgattagttatacaaataatgtttttgacttttcaatttcttgacctttcaattttgtataaatattttaaatatttttttaataaagaacaATAAGAATATAATGATTTATAGtactcagaaaaaaaaaacattttgtaaaGTCAAAAGATATAAACGACCTTATACTTTTCACATACTAGTAttatcttcatatatatatatatatatatattttttttttttttttccttttttctttcctgacataaatgttacaaattattttatgtgaATTTTGTGAAT
This window harbors:
- the LOC100814109 gene encoding U11/U12 small nuclear ribonucleoprotein 35 kDa protein; translated protein: MSVRSKNLNSVFYADSYHPIQAGSIDGTDVVPHDNAVYRAQLCSSIGLYDPFGDPKATGDPYCTLFVARLSRLTTEDDLRKVMSKYGRVKNLRLVRDIVTGASRGYAFVEYETEREMRRAYMDAHHLIVDDSEIIVDYNRQQLMPGWIPRRLGGGLSGKKESGQLRFGGREKPFRAPLKPIPYEELKKLGIPPPPEGRYMSRFQVPSPPRSERSLSDREEDSHSHRRGSNDRNRNKTEDGLRSSVDIEEGHYRSSSHRDNHSRGRSSMERSGRYHDRSSSEKEHRHGSSTDKDKHSQKRKESDRSSLEKERRHRSSTDKDKHSRKRKERDERSQRREKYSHHSPHKD